Proteins encoded within one genomic window of Chloroflexota bacterium:
- a CDS encoding response regulator transcription factor, translating to MASRRRGRATAGSAAWSAPGANRRVWRTWRTDATPTPDLTSPLHTRRGSGGRLAILRAVKTILIVDDERNIVDLLRLYLEKEGFAVIAAGDGEQGLALHARHDPDLVILDLMLPKIDGYEVCRELRRRGDTPVLMLTARDDDVDAIVGLELGADDYVTKPFNPRALVARVKAILRRADATVRGGRPFEVGDLRIDPRRREATVGERRLELRAREFDLLAALARDPGVVLTRDALLEGVWGTDFPGETRTVDVHVAEVRKKLGDDGPPIETVRGVGYRLVPPPREPVRPAATD from the coding sequence ATGGCGAGCCGGCGTCGAGGGCGGGCGACGGCAGGGTCAGCGGCATGGTCGGCGCCGGGAGCGAACCGCCGAGTGTGGCGAACATGGCGGACGGATGCTACCCCGACGCCCGACCTTACATCCCCCTTACACACGCGGCGAGGTTCCGGAGGGCGGCTCGCTATCCTTCGGGCGGTGAAGACGATCCTCATCGTCGACGACGAACGGAACATCGTCGACCTCCTTCGCCTGTACCTCGAGAAGGAGGGATTCGCCGTCATCGCGGCCGGCGACGGCGAGCAGGGCCTCGCCCTCCACGCCCGCCACGACCCGGACCTCGTCATCCTCGACCTCATGCTGCCGAAGATCGACGGCTACGAGGTCTGCCGGGAGCTCCGTCGCCGCGGGGACACGCCGGTCCTCATGCTCACCGCCCGGGACGACGACGTCGACGCGATCGTCGGGCTCGAGCTCGGCGCGGACGACTACGTGACGAAACCGTTCAATCCGCGGGCGCTCGTCGCCCGGGTCAAGGCGATCCTCCGTCGGGCCGATGCGACGGTCCGGGGCGGGCGCCCATTCGAGGTCGGCGACCTCCGGATCGACCCGCGGCGGCGCGAGGCCACGGTGGGGGAACGACGGCTCGAGCTTCGGGCGCGCGAGTTCGACCTCCTCGCCGCCCTCGCCCGCGATCCCGGCGTCGTCCTCACCCGCGACGCACTCCTCGAGGGCGTGTGGGGCACGGATTTCCCCGGCGAGACGCGGACGGTGGACGTCCACGTGGCCGAAGTCCGCAAGAAGCTCGGCGACGACGGTCCGCCGATCGAGACCGTCCGGGGCGTCGGCTACCGCCTCGTCCCGCCGCCGCGCGAGCCGGTCCGGCCGGCCGCGACCGACTGA
- a CDS encoding (2Fe-2S)-binding protein, whose translation MSEHIALVVNGERREADVEPRRLLVQFLREDLGLTGTHVGCDTSQCGACTVQVDGQAVKSCTMLAVQADGATITTIEGMANGDALHPLQTAFWEQHGLQCGFCTPGMIMAAADLLARDPDPTDDEIRHAIQGNICRCTGYQNIVAAIRAAGAAVQAGASITPGVAPAAATVAAGR comes from the coding sequence GTGTCCGAACACATCGCCCTCGTCGTCAATGGGGAGCGTCGCGAGGCGGACGTCGAGCCGCGACGCCTCCTCGTCCAGTTCCTCCGCGAGGATCTCGGTCTCACCGGCACCCACGTCGGCTGCGACACGAGCCAGTGCGGCGCCTGCACGGTCCAGGTCGACGGCCAGGCGGTGAAGAGTTGCACGATGCTCGCCGTCCAGGCGGACGGCGCGACCATCACGACGATCGAGGGAATGGCGAACGGTGACGCTCTCCATCCGCTCCAGACCGCGTTCTGGGAGCAGCACGGCCTCCAGTGCGGTTTCTGCACGCCGGGCATGATCATGGCCGCCGCCGACCTCCTGGCGCGCGATCCGGACCCCACGGACGACGAGATCCGGCACGCGATCCAGGGCAACATCTGTCGCTGCACCGGGTACCAGAACATCGTGGCGGCGATCCGGGCCGCCGGAGCCGCCGTCCAGGCGGGCGCGTCCATCACCCCCGGCGTCGCCCCCGCCGCGGCGACCGTCGCCGCCGGCCGCTGA
- a CDS encoding molybdopterin-dependent oxidoreductase has translation MATDVLGAPIKRVEDPRFITGKGRYVDDIVLQGMVHAAILRSPYAHANIRSIDTAAAKAMPGVLAVIVGADIPYNPLPMAWPAGGVAGIRNNINTPRVLATDSVKWTGEGVAAVIAETPEQAFDALETITVDWEPLPTVVDAEAATKPGAPQLHENAPNNVVFEWTVGDKAGTDAAFDAAPVVVRQRVVNQRLIPNPMEVRGDIGWYNPGTEEYTIWMSSQTPHIQRLLLAAFVTGVPEHKVRCISPDVGGAFGTKIFCYADMALVMFASKLIGGRPVKWIESRRESYGSTIHGRDHISYLEIAGDRDGTVSGLRVKTFANLGGRLSTIGPGIPTTLYGRVLSGCYRIPNVWCEVTGVYTNTTFVDAYRGAGRPEATYIIERAMDLFADEIGMDPAEVRRRNFIAPDAFPYDNPSGLGTASNGEKIFIDSGNYEPALDKALAIVGYGGMATAKTAARARGKFLGVGLSTYIEVCGVAPSKWIGAVGEGWGAAMWESANLKVHLTGKVILTMGTSPQGQGHETTYSQIVAHELGIPMEDVVVLHSDTQGTPFGYGSYGSRTSSVGGTAAVKAAAKVREKARRYAAHMLEASVDDIEVIGAEYRIKGSPEKKKTLQEIAFALDLGFSLPDGMEPYLDETVYHDTPNCTWPFGTHVAVVEIDEETGVVDLIRYVAVDDVGKKINPLIVDGQLHGGIAQGVGQALWEGAIYGEDGQLLTGSLLDYALPRAAWLPNLELGETVTPSPVNPLGVKGVGEAGAIASTAAVANAVVDALSPLGIRHLDMPFTAQTVWRAIQSAKGGQA, from the coding sequence ATGGCCACTGACGTCCTCGGCGCTCCGATCAAGCGGGTCGAGGATCCGCGCTTCATCACCGGCAAGGGTCGCTACGTCGACGACATCGTCCTCCAGGGCATGGTCCACGCGGCGATCCTCCGCAGCCCGTACGCCCACGCGAACATCCGCTCGATCGACACCGCGGCGGCGAAGGCGATGCCCGGCGTCCTCGCCGTCATCGTGGGGGCGGACATCCCGTACAACCCCCTCCCGATGGCCTGGCCGGCCGGTGGCGTCGCGGGGATCCGCAACAACATCAACACCCCGCGGGTCCTCGCGACGGACAGCGTCAAGTGGACCGGCGAGGGCGTCGCCGCGGTCATCGCCGAGACGCCCGAGCAGGCGTTCGACGCGCTCGAGACGATCACGGTCGACTGGGAGCCCCTGCCGACGGTCGTCGACGCCGAGGCGGCGACGAAGCCCGGCGCGCCGCAGCTCCACGAGAACGCGCCGAACAACGTCGTCTTCGAATGGACCGTCGGCGACAAGGCCGGCACGGACGCGGCGTTCGATGCCGCCCCTGTCGTCGTCCGCCAGCGGGTCGTGAACCAGCGCCTCATCCCGAACCCGATGGAGGTGCGGGGCGACATCGGCTGGTACAACCCGGGCACCGAGGAATACACGATCTGGATGTCGAGCCAGACGCCGCACATCCAGCGTCTGCTCCTCGCGGCGTTCGTCACCGGTGTCCCCGAGCACAAGGTCCGCTGCATCAGCCCGGATGTCGGCGGTGCCTTCGGGACGAAGATCTTCTGCTACGCGGACATGGCGCTCGTCATGTTCGCCTCGAAGCTCATCGGCGGCCGGCCGGTCAAGTGGATCGAATCGCGCCGCGAGAGCTACGGCAGCACGATCCACGGCCGCGACCACATCTCGTACCTCGAGATCGCCGGCGACCGCGATGGGACGGTCAGCGGGTTGCGCGTCAAGACATTCGCCAACCTCGGCGGTCGCCTCTCGACGATCGGGCCGGGCATCCCGACGACGCTGTACGGCCGCGTTCTCTCGGGCTGCTACAGGATCCCGAACGTCTGGTGCGAGGTGACCGGCGTCTATACGAACACCACCTTCGTCGACGCCTACCGCGGCGCCGGCCGACCGGAGGCGACGTACATCATCGAACGGGCGATGGATCTCTTCGCCGATGAGATCGGGATGGATCCGGCGGAAGTCCGGCGCCGGAACTTCATCGCCCCGGACGCCTTCCCGTACGACAATCCCTCGGGCCTGGGCACGGCGTCGAACGGCGAGAAGATCTTCATCGATTCGGGGAATTACGAACCGGCCCTCGACAAGGCCCTCGCGATCGTCGGGTATGGCGGCATGGCCACGGCGAAGACCGCCGCCCGGGCTCGCGGCAAGTTCCTCGGCGTCGGCCTCTCGACGTACATCGAGGTCTGCGGCGTCGCCCCCTCGAAGTGGATCGGAGCGGTGGGCGAGGGCTGGGGCGCGGCGATGTGGGAATCGGCGAACCTCAAGGTCCACCTGACCGGGAAGGTCATCCTCACGATGGGCACGAGCCCGCAGGGCCAGGGCCACGAGACGACGTACAGCCAGATCGTCGCCCACGAGCTCGGCATCCCGATGGAGGACGTCGTCGTCCTGCATTCGGACACCCAGGGCACGCCGTTCGGCTATGGCTCGTACGGCAGCCGGACGTCGTCGGTCGGCGGTACGGCCGCGGTGAAGGCGGCGGCCAAGGTCCGCGAGAAGGCCCGCCGTTATGCGGCCCACATGCTCGAGGCATCGGTCGACGACATCGAAGTCATCGGCGCCGAATATCGGATCAAGGGCTCGCCGGAGAAGAAGAAGACGCTCCAGGAGATTGCCTTCGCCCTCGACCTCGGCTTCAGCCTCCCGGATGGCATGGAGCCGTATCTCGATGAGACCGTGTATCACGACACCCCGAACTGCACGTGGCCCTTCGGGACCCACGTCGCCGTGGTCGAGATCGACGAGGAGACCGGGGTCGTCGACCTCATCCGCTACGTGGCGGTGGACGACGTCGGAAAGAAGATCAATCCGCTCATCGTGGACGGCCAGCTGCACGGCGGGATCGCCCAGGGGGTCGGCCAGGCGCTCTGGGAAGGTGCGATCTACGGCGAGGACGGGCAGCTGCTGACCGGCTCGCTCCTCGACTATGCCCTGCCGCGCGCTGCCTGGCTGCCCAACCTCGAGCTCGGCGAGACCGTCACCCCGTCACCGGTCAATCCGCTTGGCGTCAAGGGGGTCGGTGAGGCGGGTGCGATCGCCAGCACCGCCGCCGTCGCGAACGCGGTCGTCGACGCGCTGTCGCCGCTCGGCATCCGCCATCTCGACATGCCGTTCACGGCGCAGACCGTCTGGCGTGCCATCCAGTCCGCGAAAGGAGGCCAGGCGTGA
- a CDS encoding xanthine dehydrogenase family protein subunit M translates to MIPAPFAYDRPASLVEALAAIHADPDAKVIAGGQSLLPLLKLRLAATSRLVDIGGLDELRGIARAADGGLRIGALTTYRELLDDASTRVYRCLAEAVTDIGDVQVRNRGTIGGSVAHADPASDMPAVLLALGATFVARSAGGERRIAAEDFFRGAFETALKAGEILTAVELPAASGSIGSAYRKLAQPASGYSIVGVAAVVGRSGAAISLARIGVTGVGGVAYRASAVEAALAGSDGSPAAIAAAVTHASDGRTVAADIHADRAYRTEMARVYVRRAIEGALAALG, encoded by the coding sequence GTGATCCCCGCACCGTTCGCCTACGACCGGCCGGCGAGCCTTGTCGAGGCCCTGGCGGCCATCCATGCCGACCCCGACGCGAAGGTGATCGCCGGCGGCCAGAGCCTCCTGCCGCTCCTCAAGCTCCGGCTCGCCGCAACGAGTCGGCTCGTCGACATCGGTGGCCTCGACGAGCTGCGGGGGATCGCCCGGGCCGCCGACGGCGGGCTGCGGATCGGCGCCCTCACGACGTACCGCGAGCTCCTCGACGACGCCTCGACGCGGGTCTACCGCTGCCTCGCCGAGGCCGTCACCGACATCGGCGACGTCCAGGTCCGGAACCGCGGGACGATCGGCGGTTCCGTCGCGCACGCGGATCCCGCCTCGGACATGCCGGCCGTCCTGCTCGCCCTCGGCGCGACATTCGTCGCACGGTCGGCTGGCGGGGAGCGTCGGATCGCCGCCGAGGACTTCTTCCGGGGCGCGTTCGAGACGGCCCTCAAGGCGGGTGAGATCCTCACCGCGGTCGAGTTGCCGGCCGCGTCCGGGTCGATCGGATCCGCCTACCGCAAGCTCGCCCAGCCGGCCTCCGGCTACTCGATCGTCGGGGTCGCCGCGGTCGTCGGGCGGAGCGGCGCCGCGATCTCGCTCGCCCGGATCGGCGTCACCGGTGTCGGGGGCGTCGCGTACCGGGCGTCGGCGGTCGAGGCGGCACTCGCCGGTTCGGACGGATCGCCAGCGGCGATCGCGGCAGCGGTGACCCACGCCTCGGACGGGCGCACCGTCGCGGCCGATATCCACGCCGATCGGGCGTACCGGACCGAGATGGCCCGGGTCTACGTCCGGCGCGCCATCGAGGGTGCGCTCGCCGCGCTCGGATGA
- a CDS encoding MoxR family ATPase: MDGLIAAFREHDYLCDRALATAVFLGLELGRPLLLEGEAGVGKTELAKVLAATLGARLIRLQCYEGLDVASAVYEWNYPRQMLEIRLREARGDIGDGRDIFGPEFLIRRPLLQALETHDGVPPVLLIDEIDRADEEFEAYLLEILSDFQITVPELGTIRAEHPPRVILTSNRTREVHDALKRRCLYHWIDYPSRERELAIVLARVPQAPERLAAEVVAFVHRLRATDLTKVPGVAETLDWAAALLALGARELRPALVDETLGVVLKYEEDVRRVRGGVAAAYLEDVAAGA; the protein is encoded by the coding sequence ATCGACGGACTCATCGCCGCGTTCCGCGAGCACGACTATCTGTGCGATCGGGCCCTGGCGACCGCGGTCTTCCTCGGTCTCGAGCTCGGTCGCCCACTGCTCCTCGAGGGCGAGGCGGGCGTCGGCAAGACGGAGCTCGCGAAGGTCCTCGCGGCGACCCTCGGTGCGCGGCTCATCCGGCTCCAGTGCTACGAGGGCCTCGACGTCGCGAGTGCAGTCTACGAATGGAACTATCCGCGCCAGATGCTCGAGATCCGGCTCCGCGAGGCCCGCGGCGACATCGGCGACGGGCGCGACATCTTCGGCCCCGAGTTCCTCATCCGGCGGCCGCTCCTGCAGGCCCTCGAAACCCATGACGGGGTGCCGCCGGTCCTCCTCATCGACGAGATCGATCGGGCGGACGAGGAGTTCGAGGCCTATCTGCTCGAGATCCTCTCCGACTTCCAGATCACCGTCCCGGAGCTCGGCACGATCCGGGCCGAGCACCCGCCGCGGGTCATCCTCACCTCGAACCGGACCCGCGAGGTCCACGACGCCCTCAAGCGCCGCTGCCTGTATCACTGGATCGACTATCCGTCACGCGAGCGCGAGCTGGCGATCGTCCTCGCCCGTGTCCCGCAGGCGCCCGAGCGACTCGCCGCCGAAGTCGTCGCCTTCGTCCATCGCCTGCGGGCGACCGACCTCACGAAGGTCCCAGGGGTCGCCGAGACGCTCGACTGGGCGGCGGCGCTCCTCGCCCTCGGTGCGCGCGAGCTCCGGCCGGCGCTCGTCGACGAGACGCTCGGCGTGGTTCTCAAGTACGAGGAGGATGTCCGGCGCGTCCGCGGCGGGGTCGCGGCCGCCTACCTCGAGGACGTCGCGGCCGGTGCCTGA
- a CDS encoding VWA domain-containing protein: MPDPTPIAGRQPPVEVDGDRLLREAVVFGRVLRANGLSVDLGAAIDFVRALTLVDIGDREEVRSAGAAVFVRSRDERLPYDVAFERFWRRRGTPLPGQPPPLTMPSPDVADAEEGTEEGSLERPADRDRLARAIGEPTPSSEDGEDGEPPDAFVVAPDAYSASEVLRHREFDRMTADELRDAERLIDLLTPRLETRRTRRHELHHRGRRLAPRAMLRRNLGTGGEALEWVWSRPTRRPRPIVVICDISGSMERQSRLLLRFVQALAASNRVRTESFVFGTRLTRVTRLLRERDRDAALRRVAESVTDWAGGTRIGDSFREFNLRWARRVLRSSGVVIVISDGWDRGDPALVATETARLQRNCHRLIWLNPLAGTDGYEPLAAGMKAAYPFTDDFVAAGTLESLERLGALLADGGAAGTRSAGRPRPVGVGGRASAGGGSAARRPPSVRFTAPPRLVAAHPADPAAARPLAEEVRGA, encoded by the coding sequence GTGCCTGACCCCACGCCGATCGCCGGGCGACAGCCCCCTGTCGAGGTCGACGGGGACCGCCTGCTCCGCGAGGCGGTCGTGTTCGGGAGGGTCCTCCGGGCGAACGGGCTGTCCGTCGATCTCGGCGCGGCGATCGACTTCGTCCGCGCGCTCACCCTCGTCGACATCGGCGACCGCGAGGAGGTGAGGTCCGCCGGAGCGGCGGTCTTCGTCCGGAGCCGCGACGAGCGGCTGCCGTACGACGTGGCGTTCGAGCGGTTCTGGCGCCGCCGTGGCACGCCGCTGCCCGGGCAGCCGCCACCGCTGACGATGCCGTCGCCGGATGTCGCCGACGCGGAGGAGGGGACGGAGGAGGGGAGCCTCGAGCGCCCGGCGGACCGGGATCGCCTCGCCCGGGCCATCGGCGAGCCGACGCCGAGTTCGGAGGATGGTGAGGATGGCGAGCCGCCGGACGCCTTCGTCGTCGCGCCGGACGCGTACTCCGCGTCCGAGGTCCTCCGCCACCGCGAATTCGACCGGATGACGGCAGACGAACTCCGGGATGCGGAGCGGCTCATCGACCTCCTCACCCCGCGACTCGAGACGCGGCGGACGCGACGCCACGAACTCCACCACCGTGGCAGGCGGCTCGCGCCCCGGGCGATGCTACGGCGGAACCTCGGGACCGGCGGCGAGGCCCTCGAATGGGTCTGGAGCCGCCCCACGCGGCGGCCCCGCCCGATCGTCGTGATCTGCGACATCAGCGGCTCGATGGAACGCCAGTCGCGCCTCCTCCTCCGCTTCGTCCAGGCGCTCGCCGCCTCGAACCGGGTCCGGACGGAGTCGTTCGTCTTCGGGACGCGCCTCACCCGCGTGACGCGGCTCCTTCGCGAGCGCGACCGCGACGCGGCGCTCCGCCGAGTGGCCGAAAGCGTGACGGACTGGGCCGGCGGGACGCGGATCGGCGACAGCTTCCGCGAGTTCAACCTCCGCTGGGCGCGCCGGGTCCTCCGCTCGAGCGGCGTCGTCATCGTCATCTCGGATGGCTGGGATCGCGGCGATCCGGCGCTGGTGGCGACCGAGACGGCCCGCCTCCAGCGGAACTGCCATCGCCTGATCTGGCTCAACCCGCTCGCGGGCACGGACGGCTACGAGCCGCTCGCGGCGGGGATGAAGGCGGCCTATCCATTCACGGACGACTTCGTCGCGGCCGGGACCCTCGAGAGCCTCGAACGGCTCGGCGCGCTCCTCGCCGATGGCGGCGCAGCCGGGACGCGGTCGGCGGGACGCCCCCGCCCTGTCGGCGTCGGGGGGCGCGCGAGTGCCGGCGGCGGGTCCGCGGCCAGGCGACCTCCGTCCGTGCGGTTCACGGCTCCGCCGAGGCTCGTCGCCGCCCATCCGGCGGACCCCGCCGCGGCCCGACCACTCGCCGAGGAGGTGCGCGGTGCGTGA
- a CDS encoding XdhC family protein: protein MRELAGTLRAWQAEGIEVGRAVVIRTFGSAPRPEGAVLLAAADGRLAGSVSGGCVEGAAYEEIVRARRDGCARVIRYGISDEQAWDVGLACGGTIDVLVEPAVAEAVAAAAAATERGVAIVTRLPADAPAAEFGPHEPGTGSPQAPPLVVHDDGRVADAAGGPASTGDTLVDAELVRAALAALAIGTSRTAVLGDAQYFIEAFPVRPRLVIVGAVQVAIPLVRMARELGFETVVVDGRPAFATRERFPDADRLVVGWPDEVADEIGLGPPDAVAVLSHDVKFDEPAIVEALRRGCRYVGAVGSRRTQADRRERLRAMGVADDALARLHGPIGLDLGGRAPAEVALAILAEIVAARHGGSGAPMVERASVTA from the coding sequence GTGCGTGAGCTCGCCGGGACGCTCCGGGCATGGCAGGCGGAGGGGATCGAGGTCGGTCGTGCGGTCGTCATCCGGACATTCGGCTCGGCGCCTCGACCCGAGGGTGCGGTCCTCCTCGCGGCGGCGGATGGGCGGCTCGCCGGGTCGGTGAGCGGCGGGTGCGTCGAGGGCGCGGCGTACGAGGAGATCGTGCGGGCCCGACGGGACGGGTGTGCCCGGGTCATCCGCTACGGCATCAGTGACGAGCAGGCGTGGGACGTCGGCCTGGCCTGCGGCGGCACGATCGACGTCCTCGTCGAGCCGGCAGTCGCGGAAGCCGTCGCAGCCGCTGCCGCCGCCACGGAACGCGGCGTGGCGATCGTGACGCGGCTGCCGGCGGATGCGCCCGCAGCCGAGTTCGGACCTCACGAGCCCGGAACTGGGTCGCCGCAGGCTCCGCCGCTCGTCGTCCACGACGACGGACGGGTCGCCGATGCCGCCGGCGGTCCAGCCTCCACGGGCGACACGCTCGTCGACGCGGAGCTCGTCCGCGCGGCGCTCGCCGCGCTCGCCATCGGGACCTCGCGGACTGCGGTGCTCGGCGATGCCCAGTATTTCATCGAGGCGTTCCCGGTCCGGCCGCGGCTCGTCATCGTCGGTGCGGTCCAGGTGGCGATCCCGCTCGTCCGCATGGCGCGCGAGCTGGGGTTCGAGACGGTGGTCGTGGACGGGCGACCCGCCTTCGCGACCAGGGAGCGGTTCCCCGACGCGGACCGCCTCGTCGTCGGGTGGCCGGACGAGGTCGCTGACGAGATCGGCCTCGGGCCGCCGGATGCCGTCGCCGTCCTCAGCCATGACGTGAAGTTCGACGAGCCGGCCATCGTCGAGGCGCTCCGTCGCGGTTGCCGGTACGTCGGCGCGGTCGGGTCGCGGCGGACGCAGGCGGACCGGCGCGAGCGGCTCCGTGCCATGGGCGTGGCGGACGACGCCCTCGCCCGTCTCCACGGGCCGATCGGCCTCGACCTCGGCGGCCGCGCACCGGCGGAGGTGGCTCTCGCGATCCTCGCCGAGATCGTCGCCGCGCGTCATGGCGGGAGCGGTGCGCCGATGGTGGAGCGAGCATCGGTGACGGCGTGA
- a CDS encoding NTP transferase domain-containing protein: MTDPARTTAVVLAAGAGTRFGGGKLSAPLGDRRVIDHVLDALAQVGFAETIVVVGPGPDAPSLPPGGVRVVVNPRPQNGLSSSLRIGLSAVDSSSDAALVVLGDQPFIRATTVRALLAVEVPVGRSLVVPRYAADGGSNPVLVLRSGWGIAAAIDGDRGLGPTIAANPDLVVEVTVIGSNPDVDTRGDLAAAAWAAQVRANREQVDRVREVGDGDFYATTSGLFVADPRRSDADDPTLAALRSLAGPGERWLDIGAGAGRYALPIALAVGPAGEVVAVEASASMLAGLRAGMSDHRIANVRIVEGRWPAVAPEIAAPLMDGAGPPAQVALIAHVGYDIEEIGPFLDAMEVVADRLCVAILMERTPAAAAEAFWPIVHGEDRIPLPALDPFVALLQARGGDPEFRIVERSVRGYADRAAALALLRRQTWVEPGGTRDLRLQAALDERLSALPDGTVAIDGAPTLSIGLVTWRPR, encoded by the coding sequence GTGACGGATCCAGCGCGAACGACGGCGGTCGTCCTCGCGGCGGGAGCGGGAACGCGGTTCGGCGGTGGCAAGCTCAGCGCGCCGCTCGGCGATCGGCGGGTCATCGATCACGTCCTCGACGCGCTCGCCCAGGTCGGGTTCGCTGAGACCATCGTCGTCGTCGGACCCGGGCCGGACGCGCCGTCCCTCCCGCCGGGCGGCGTGCGGGTGGTCGTCAATCCTCGTCCGCAGAACGGCCTGTCGAGCTCGCTGCGGATCGGTCTCTCCGCGGTGGATTCCTCCTCGGACGCGGCCCTCGTCGTGCTCGGCGACCAGCCGTTCATCAGGGCGACGACGGTCCGTGCACTCCTTGCGGTGGAGGTTCCGGTCGGCCGCTCGCTGGTCGTGCCGCGATACGCCGCGGACGGTGGCTCGAATCCCGTGCTCGTCCTTCGCTCGGGGTGGGGCATCGCCGCGGCGATCGACGGCGATCGCGGGCTCGGTCCGACCATCGCCGCCAACCCGGATCTCGTCGTGGAGGTGACCGTGATTGGATCGAATCCGGATGTCGACACCCGAGGTGACCTTGCCGCCGCCGCCTGGGCGGCGCAGGTGCGCGCGAACCGGGAGCAGGTCGACCGGGTCCGCGAGGTTGGCGATGGCGACTTCTACGCCACGACGAGCGGGCTGTTCGTCGCCGATCCGCGGCGGAGCGACGCGGACGATCCGACGCTCGCCGCGCTGCGATCGCTCGCCGGGCCGGGTGAGCGCTGGCTCGACATCGGGGCCGGAGCAGGACGCTACGCGCTCCCCATCGCCCTCGCGGTGGGACCGGCGGGAGAGGTCGTTGCGGTAGAGGCGTCGGCGAGCATGCTCGCCGGGCTGCGAGCCGGGATGTCCGATCACAGGATCGCGAACGTTCGAATCGTCGAGGGTCGCTGGCCCGCCGTCGCGCCAGAGATCGCCGCGCCACTGATGGACGGTGCCGGACCGCCGGCTCAGGTCGCGCTCATCGCCCACGTCGGGTACGACATCGAGGAGATCGGCCCGTTCCTCGACGCGATGGAGGTCGTCGCCGATCGCCTGTGTGTGGCGATCCTCATGGAGCGCACGCCGGCCGCGGCCGCGGAGGCGTTCTGGCCGATCGTCCACGGCGAGGATCGGATCCCCCTGCCGGCGCTGGACCCATTCGTCGCGTTGCTCCAGGCGCGCGGCGGGGATCCGGAGTTCCGGATCGTGGAGCGGTCCGTCCGCGGGTACGCGGATCGCGCAGCGGCACTCGCGCTCCTGCGCCGCCAGACCTGGGTCGAGCCCGGCGGCACTCGCGACCTGCGCCTCCAGGCGGCCCTCGATGAACGGCTCAGCGCGCTCCCGGACGGAACGGTCGCGATCGACGGCGCGCCGACCCTGTCGATCGGGCTCGTCACCTGGCGGCCACGCTGA
- a CDS encoding FAD binding domain-containing protein, with protein sequence MIPAAFEYVRPPSLAAALRVLREREGGAKLLAGGYSLLPLLKLRLAQPGILVDLRDVDGLDGIVETESELRIGGRATHRRIHEDPAAARYSIVHEAAGGIGDPQVRNWGTIGGSCAHADPSSDWPAVLLATKATIVCRSETGERMIAARDFFLDTFQTAIEPTEILTEIRFPRPGPRTGGSYQKLERRAGDFATVGVAVRVQLGADGRVADAGIGLTAVADTPFAATDAEAALIGTDGGDAAIGEDREMSTQHITVTVNGEAREAEVEPRLLLVHLLRDVFGLTGTHIGCDTSNCGACTVLVDGESAKSCTMLAVQADGRAVSTIEGLANGATLHPLQQAFWDQHGLQCGFCTPGMLMQASWLLAGNADPSEQEIREGIAGNLCRCTGYVNIVKSIQQAAAVMRAADETPAEPAAAR encoded by the coding sequence ATGATCCCTGCGGCATTCGAGTATGTCCGGCCACCGAGCCTCGCCGCGGCTCTGCGGGTCCTCCGCGAGCGGGAGGGCGGGGCGAAGCTCCTTGCGGGCGGATACAGCCTCCTGCCGCTGCTCAAGCTCCGCCTCGCCCAGCCGGGCATCCTCGTCGACCTCCGCGATGTCGACGGACTCGACGGGATCGTCGAGACGGAGAGCGAGCTCCGGATCGGTGGCCGCGCCACCCATCGGCGGATCCACGAGGATCCTGCGGCGGCCCGCTACTCGATCGTCCATGAAGCGGCCGGCGGCATCGGCGATCCGCAGGTCCGCAACTGGGGGACGATCGGCGGCTCGTGCGCCCATGCGGATCCATCGTCGGACTGGCCGGCCGTCCTCCTCGCGACGAAGGCGACCATCGTCTGCCGCAGCGAGACCGGGGAGCGGATGATCGCCGCCCGCGACTTCTTCCTCGATACGTTCCAGACCGCGATCGAACCGACGGAGATCCTCACGGAGATCCGGTTTCCGCGGCCCGGACCCCGGACCGGCGGGTCGTACCAGAAGCTCGAGCGGCGAGCGGGCGACTTTGCGACCGTCGGCGTGGCCGTCAGGGTCCAGCTGGGAGCGGACGGGCGGGTCGCCGATGCGGGCATCGGCCTGACGGCCGTGGCCGACACGCCGTTCGCGGCGACGGACGCGGAGGCGGCCCTCATCGGAACGGACGGCGGTGATGCGGCGATCGGGGAGGATCGCGAGATGAGCACCCAGCACATCACCGTCACCGTCAACGGGGAGGCGAGGGAGGCGGAGGTCGAGCCGCGCCTCCTCCTCGTGCACCTCCTCCGCGACGTGTTCGGCCTGACCGGGACCCATATCGGCTGCGACACGAGCAACTGTGGCGCGTGCACCGTCCTCGTCGACGGCGAGAGCGCCAAGTCGTGCACGATGCTCGCCGTCCAGGCGGACGGCCGGGCGGTCTCGACGATCGAGGGCCTGGCGAACGGCGCCACCCTCCACCCGCTCCAGCAGGCCTTCTGGGACCAGCACGGACTGCAGTGTGGCTTCTGCACGCCGGGCATGCTCATGCAGGCGTCATGGCTGCTCGCCGGGAACGCCGATCCGTCCGAGCAGGAGATCCGCGAGGGGATCGCCGGCAACCTCTGCCGCTGCACGGGGTACGTGAACATCGTGAAGTCCATCCAGCAGGCGGCCGCCGTGATGCGCGCCGCCGACGAGACGCCGGCCGAGCCGGCGGCGGCGAGGTAG